A genomic window from Nicotiana sylvestris chromosome 11, ASM39365v2, whole genome shotgun sequence includes:
- the LOC104237046 gene encoding sugar transport protein 10-like codes for MAGGFAGGGSGGGDYEGKVTSFVIMTCLVAATGGLLFGYDIGISGGVTSMDEFLLKFFPNVYHKEKALKAGGNQYCKFDDHLLQLFTSSLYLAALVASFAASITTKAFGRKISMLVGGLIFLVGAVLNGAAMNLAALIIGRLLLGIGIGYANQAVPVYLSEMAPPKLRGALNVCFQMAVTLGILVANLVNYGTAKMAKNGWRVSLVLAAVPAIIMTVGAVFLPDTPNSLIDRGQKEKAKSMLQKIRGTNNVDNEFEDLIIASDMSKQVQNPWGNIMKPRYRPQLTVAVLIPFFQQLTGINVIMFYAPVLFKTLGFGDGASLMTAVITGLVNVVATLVSIFTVDKYGRRCLFLFGGSLMLVCQIAIGTIIASVFGQDGLGTFSPALGNVTVALICIYVAAFAWSWGPLGWLVPSEVLPMEIRSAGQSITVSVNMFFTFVIGQLFLTMLCEMKFGLFFFFAAFVLAMTLFIFFFLPETKGIPIEEVNRIWKSNWFWKRYMPDDDHPNTNV; via the exons ATGGCAGGAGGATTTGCAGGAGGTGGTTCTGGAGGAGGTGACTATGAAGGAAAAGTCACATCTTTTGTTATTATGACCTGTTTGGTTGCTGCCACTGGTGGTCTCCTCTTTGGTTATGATATTGGTATCTcag GAGGAGTGACATCTATGGATGAATTCCTTCTCAAATTTTTCCCAAATGTATATCACAAGGAGAAGGCCTTGAAAGCAGGAGGCAACCAATACTGCAAATTTGATGACCATTTACTGCAACTCTTCACTTCATCCCTTTATTTAGCAGCACTAGTTGCTTCATTTGCAGCTTCAATAACAACCAAAGCCTTTGGCCGCAAGATCTCCATGCTTGTCGGAGGTCTAATTTTCCTGGTCGGCGCTGTCCTCAATGGTGCGGCCATGAACTTGGCCGCACTCATCATCGGTCGACTGTTGCTCGGTATTGGCATTGGTTATGCCAATCAAGCAGTCCCTGTTTACCTTTCAGAAATGGCACCACCTAAACTTAGAGGAGCACTCAATGTTTGTTTCCAAATGGCTGTCACACTTGGTATTCTCGTTGCAAATTTGGTCAATTATGGTACCGCGAAAATGGCTAAAAATGGATGGAGAGTTTCACTCGTTCTAGCCGCTGTTCCTGCAATTATAATGACTGTAGGAGCTGTGTTCTTACCAGACACACCAAACTCTTTAATCGACAGAGGCCAGAAAGAGAAAGCTAAATCCATGTTACAAAAAATCCGAGGTACTAATAACGTGGACAATGAATTTGAGGACCTAATAATAGCCAGTGACATGTctaaacaagtccaaaatccatgGGGAAACATCATGAAACCTAGGTACAGACCACAATTGACAGTTGCTGTTCTCATTCCTTTCTTCCAACAACTCACTGGTATCAATGTCATTATGTTCTACGCCCCTGTATTATTCAAGACTCTAGGATTTGGTGACGGCGCTTCTTTAATGACTGCTGTTATTACTGGACTTGTCAATGTCGTTGCCACCCTTGTCTCCATATTCACTGTTGATAAATACGGCAGAAGATGTTTGTTCCTCTTTGGTGGTTCCCTGATGCTTGTTTGCCAG ATAGCTATTGGTACCATCATAGCCAGTGTGTTTGGGCAGGATGGTCTGGGAACGTTCAGCCCGGCACTAGGGAACGTGACAGTGGCCTTAATCTGCATATATGTAGCAGCATTTGCATGGTCATGGGGGCCATTGGGTTGGTTGGTGCCAAGTGAGGTTTTGCCTATGGAAATCCGATCAGCAGGGCAATCGATCACAGTCTCAGTTAACATGTTCTTCACGTTCGTGATCGGCCAACTCTTCCTCACCATGCTTTGCGAGATGAAGTTtggtctcttcttcttctttgctgcATTTGTGTTAGCCATGAccctcttcatcttcttcttcttgcctgAGACTAAAGGGATCCCTATTGAAGAAGTGAACAGAATCTGGAAGAGTAACTGGTTCTGGAAAAGATATATGCCAGATGATGATCACCCTAATACTAATGTTTAA
- the LOC138881349 gene encoding uncharacterized protein gives METICIIVAFNGRWTEDYKYLDYQTKLVLVPEAIRFQDFIKQIFEVIELDKDKFEAVIWFDINLGTSKGMLVSKDLDLHTCIELLKTHSLFKGCHFIVDISERVFGSTSNFEHVNGETQHDNQNKCQQIMEIDMVEAQPITEEVLQTFDSIQVEEQSIIEIDNEQALGIQVLETIKGHFEFKVVRSSSTRYSLKCNDDRCGWCVRAFRIKDSTLFKIVKIEKNHDYSVNTMKADQRHATSKLISGYIIDNLRDPRFEVTPAFVMVEMQKLHGLDIGYHKAWRAIQLAFALIRGTPEENYELLSSYLYMVRSKNPGTYTNIKIDDNNRFLYMFHAYGSSISSWNHCRPVIAIDATFLNQLLNATGSRENLIFISDRHQAIAYGIAKVYPESHHGICIYHLEQNLKRRKVKSEVIKLFQSAARVYMHKEFDLYMSDIVKVDKKTYDYLMEEPPERWARSCSPRQRYDMVTTNIVESMNFVLLEARELPILRMMYFIQVDEELKKKIDLAFTLNVFSVDSWHSRVEEEKITFLVDLNKRTCDCFEYQFDELPCIHAIAAIEKRNIKKSNFCSHWYLNESWLKTYERQMHHVEHTDSWIVPESVKSQIVKPPDFKVPPGRRQKKSHIPATESSKITFKCGRCRRIGHKNSLYIFSGSPSIFKKA, from the exons ATGGAAACAATATGCATTATAGTTGCTTTTAATGGTAGATGGACTGAAGACTATAAGTATCTTGATTATCAAACAAAGCTTGTTCTAGTACCTGAGGCAATTCGGTTTCAAGATTTCATTAAACAGATCTTTGAAGTTATTGAATTAGATAAAGATAAGTTTGAAGCAgtgatatggtttgatatcaacctTGGAACAAGCAAGGGAATGCTTGTATCCAAAGATTTAGATCTTCACACATGTATAGAGTTACTAAAAACTCATTCACTCTTCAAGGGCTGTCATTTCATTGTTGATATTTCGGAAAGAGTTTTTGGATCAACAAGTAACTTTGAACATGTCAACGGAGaaactcaacatgacaatcaaaacaaatgccaacagataatggaaatagatatggttgaagctcaaCCAATAACTGAAGAGGTGCTTCAAACATTTGATTCTATTCAAGTAGAAGAACAAAGCATTATAGAGATTGACAACGAACAAGCTTTGGGCATTCAAGTCTTAGAGA CAATTAAAGGACATTTTGAATTCAAGGTTGTTAGATCAAGCTCAACAAGATATTCGTTGAAATGCAATGATGATAGGTGTGGGTGGTGTGTGCGTGCTTTCAGAATTAAAGATTCAACACTGTTCAAGATAGTAAAGATTGAGAAAAATCATGACTACTCTGTTAACACTATGAAAGCTGATCAAAGGCATGCAACTTCAAAGTTGATTAGTGGTTACATTATCGACAATCTTCGAGACCCAAGGTTTGAAGTTACACCAGCTTTTGTCATGGTAGAGATGCAAAAATTGCATGGACTAGACATTGGGTATCACAAGGCGTGGCGTGCTATTCAACTTGCTTTCGCTTTAATAAGAGGAACTCCTGAAGAGAATTATGAATTATTGTCTTCATACTTGTATATGGTGAGAAGTAAAAACCCGGGAACATATACTAATATAAAGATAGATGACAACAACAG gtttctttatatgtttcatgcatatgGATCATCAATATCTAGTTGGAATCATTGTAGACCAGTGATTGCTATTGATGCAACTTTTTTGAA TCAACTTCTCAATGCAACTGGAAGCCGTGAGAATTTAATTTTTATATCAGATAGGCATCAAGCTATTGCATATGGCATTGCAAAGGTATATCCTGAAAGCCATCATGGGATTTGTATCTATCATTTGGAGCAGAACCTAAAGCGAAGGAAAGTAAAAAGTGAGGTCATAAAACTTTTCCAAAGTGCTGCAAGAGTATACATGCACAAAGAATTTGATCTATACATGTCAGATATAGTAAAAGTAGATAAGAAGACTTATGACTACTTGATGGAAGAACCACCGGAAAGGTGGGCACGTTCTTGTAGTCCACGACAAAGATATGACATGGTCACAACAAACATAGTTGAGTCAATGAATTTTGTCCTATTAGAAGCAAGGGAGCTACCTATATTAAGAATGATGTATTTCATTCAA GTAGATGAGGAATTGAAGAAAAAGATAGATTTAGCATTTACTTTGAAT GTCTTCTCTGTTGATTCATGGCAttctagagttgaagaagaaaaaataacttTCTTGGTGGACTTAAACAAAAGAACATGTGATTGTTTTGAGTATCAATTTGATGAATTACCATGCATACATGCAATTGCAGCTATCGAGAAGAGAAACATCAAGAAGTCCAACTTTTGCTCGCACTGGTACTTAAATGAATCTTGGCTGAAAACATATGAAAGACAAATGCATCATGTAGAACATACTGATTCTTGGATTGTCCCAGAGAGTGTTAAGTCACAAATTGTTAAACCTCCAGATTTCAAAGTACCACCAGGTAGAAGGCAGAAGAAAAGTCATATTCCAGCTACCgagtcatcaaaaataacattcaaATGTGGTCGTTGCAGAAGAATTGGTCATAAAAACAGCTTGTATATATTCTCCGGCAGTCCATCCATTTTCAAGAAAGCATAG